The Gammaproteobacteria bacterium genome window below encodes:
- a CDS encoding Do family serine endopeptidase: MKLPIICSLILLTLLLSATNVFAGLPNSVDGQPLPTLAPMLERTTPSVVNISTTGKVMVRGPFFDDPFFRRFFDVPQQQRERRTTGLGSGVIIDARNGYVVTNSHVIDKAQDIVVTLEDGQRFDAQVIGKDPGADIAVIQIDATNLKEISLGNSDDLRQGDFVVAIGNPFGLGQTVTSGIVSALGRSGLGIESYEDFIQTDASINPGNSGGALVNLRGELIGINTAIYGPSGGNVGIGFAIPMNMAKQIMQQLIEHGEVKRGRIGFSAQDLTPELAEAFGINRNKGVVARVEADSPADKAGMKVGDVIIEVNGKEVQSSGQVRNEIGLLRIGSHVKIEVLRNGKSRTLTATVEDQVTNSVAGVKLSKRLAGAEFGEVREETSRGSISGIEVLSASGKAASAGLRKGDIILSVNKKRVKSIGDMKTAIKRNADAMLLNIQRDSRGLFLLIQ; encoded by the coding sequence ATGAAGCTACCTATCATTTGCAGTCTTATCTTATTAACGCTGTTGTTAAGTGCTACTAATGTTTTTGCTGGCTTACCCAATAGCGTAGACGGCCAACCGTTGCCAACGTTAGCGCCCATGTTGGAGCGTACGACTCCTTCAGTAGTAAACATTTCTACTACCGGCAAGGTAATGGTTCGAGGTCCATTTTTTGATGACCCGTTTTTCCGGCGATTTTTTGATGTGCCACAGCAACAACGCGAACGACGTACAACCGGATTAGGTTCTGGGGTGATTATCGATGCACGCAATGGTTACGTGGTTACTAATTCACATGTCATTGATAAAGCACAAGATATCGTGGTGACGTTGGAAGATGGCCAACGTTTTGATGCACAAGTGATTGGTAAAGATCCTGGTGCAGATATCGCAGTGATACAAATTGATGCTACAAATCTCAAAGAAATTTCTTTAGGAAATTCTGATGATTTGCGACAAGGCGATTTTGTTGTAGCGATTGGCAATCCATTTGGATTGGGCCAAACCGTGACTTCTGGAATTGTGAGCGCCTTAGGTAGAAGTGGGCTGGGGATTGAATCGTATGAAGATTTCATCCAAACCGATGCTTCGATTAACCCGGGAAATTCCGGTGGAGCATTAGTAAATTTACGCGGCGAGTTGATTGGAATTAATACGGCTATTTATGGGCCTAGCGGTGGCAACGTGGGGATTGGATTTGCCATACCCATGAACATGGCAAAGCAAATCATGCAACAACTCATTGAACACGGAGAAGTGAAACGTGGGCGTATAGGGTTTAGTGCGCAAGATTTAACGCCTGAACTAGCAGAAGCGTTCGGGATCAACCGAAATAAAGGGGTGGTGGCACGAGTTGAGGCTGATTCACCTGCTGATAAGGCTGGAATGAAAGTTGGCGATGTTATTATTGAAGTGAATGGCAAAGAGGTTCAAAGCTCCGGGCAGGTGAGAAATGAAATTGGTCTGCTACGTATTGGCAGCCATGTAAAAATTGAAGTACTACGTAACGGTAAATCACGCACCTTAACTGCAACCGTAGAGGATCAAGTAACCAATAGTGTAGCAGGTGTAAAACTTAGTAAACGTTTAGCGGGAGCAGAGTTTGGTGAGGTGAGAGAAGAAACTTCGCGGGGATCGATTTCTGGGATAGAGGTGCTAAGCGCCAGCGGTAAAGCCGCTTCAGCTGGATTGCGTAAAGGCGATATTATTCTGAGTGTGAATAAAAAACGCGTAAAAAGTATTGGTGATATGAAAACGGCTATTAAAAGAAATGCAGACGCAATGTTGCTAAACATTCAACGAGATTCGCGTGGTTTATTTTTATTAATTCAGTAA
- a CDS encoding YicC family protein — MLCSMTGFARVEDVCDQGNVSWELRSVNHRYLEINFRLPEEVRRIEPQLRKLLQSKLARGKVDCTFRYQLAEAQTAALEINEPLLESLIKQVNHVNEKLPQATPAEAVDLLSWPGVVRTAETDMNSFHTSCLELFKNATDQLVDMRGTEGKRLKNMLQERCDEITNIVKRVRIRYPQVLESIKQKQQQRIDDLNVDMDQQRFEQELVYASQKLDVAEELDRLDSHLTEMQTIFDRKDPIGRRLDFLMQEFNREANTLASKSADVETTQAAVDLKVLIEQMREQVQNIE; from the coding sequence ATGCTTTGTAGTATGACGGGGTTTGCCCGAGTTGAAGATGTATGTGATCAGGGTAATGTGAGCTGGGAGCTGCGGTCAGTTAATCATCGCTATCTAGAGATAAATTTTCGTCTACCTGAGGAAGTTCGCAGAATTGAGCCGCAATTGCGTAAGTTGCTTCAATCTAAACTTGCACGGGGTAAAGTGGACTGTACTTTTCGTTATCAATTGGCCGAGGCGCAAACGGCTGCACTAGAGATTAATGAGCCTCTACTAGAGAGTCTGATAAAACAGGTCAATCACGTAAATGAAAAGCTGCCACAAGCCACCCCAGCAGAGGCGGTGGATCTTCTTTCTTGGCCAGGCGTGGTACGTACTGCAGAAACAGATATGAACAGTTTTCATACAAGCTGTTTGGAATTATTCAAAAACGCAACTGATCAGCTTGTAGACATGCGCGGTACAGAGGGTAAGCGTTTAAAAAATATGTTACAAGAACGCTGCGATGAAATTACAAATATTGTTAAGCGTGTGCGAATACGTTACCCGCAAGTTTTGGAATCAATAAAACAAAAACAACAACAGCGCATTGATGATCTTAATGTGGATATGGATCAGCAACGTTTCGAGCAAGAGCTAGTATATGCATCGCAAAAATTAGATGTCGCTGAAGAGCTAGATCGGTTGGATAGTCATTTAACCGAAATGCAGACAATATTTGACCGCAAGGATCCTATTGGTAGACGTTTGGACTTTTTAATGCAAGAGTTTAATCGTGAAGCGAATACTCTGGCATCAAAGTCTGCAGATGTTGAGACCACGCAAGCCGCTGTAGATTTAAAAGTATTAATTGAACAGATGCGTGAACAAGTGCAGAACATAGAGTAA
- a CDS encoding ribonuclease PH: MNSSNTSGTTIARPSGRQPDQMRDICFTRNYTKHAEGSVLAEFGDTKVLCTASVSDQVPRFLKGKGQGWITAEYGMLPRSTNSRMGREASRGKQGGRTLEIQRLIGRSLRSAVDLKQLGEYSITIDCDVIQADGGTRTTSISGGFVALYDAIQKMLASGDLKKDPVNHYIAAISAGIYKNVPILDLDYAEDSDAETDMNIVMNDNQAFIEIQGTAEQQAFTQDELGSLLGLGNKGIQEIIQQQKACLS; this comes from the coding sequence ATGAATTCTTCCAATACATCAGGTACAACCATCGCTCGACCTAGCGGCCGTCAACCAGACCAAATGCGCGATATCTGCTTTACCCGTAACTATACCAAGCATGCGGAAGGTTCAGTATTAGCAGAATTTGGTGATACCAAGGTTCTATGCACCGCCAGCGTGTCAGATCAAGTACCAAGGTTTCTAAAAGGCAAAGGACAAGGCTGGATCACTGCAGAATATGGCATGTTGCCACGTTCTACGAACAGCAGAATGGGGCGCGAAGCTTCTCGCGGCAAACAAGGTGGGCGTACACTTGAAATTCAGCGCTTAATTGGCAGATCGCTGCGCTCAGCTGTAGATCTAAAACAGCTTGGCGAGTACTCAATCACTATAGATTGTGATGTTATCCAAGCAGACGGAGGCACACGTACTACTTCTATATCAGGCGGCTTTGTTGCGCTCTACGATGCTATTCAAAAAATGTTGGCCTCTGGCGATCTCAAGAAAGACCCTGTGAATCATTATATAGCTGCCATATCAGCAGGTATTTATAAAAATGTACCGATCCTAGATCTCGACTATGCTGAAGATAGTGATGCTGAAACCGATATGAATATTGTGATGAACGACAACCAAGCATTCATCGAAATTCAAGGCACCGCAGAGCAACAAGCATTTACTCAAGATGAATTAGGTAGCTTATTAGGCTTGGGCAACAAAGGCATTCAAGAGATTATCCAGCAGCAGAAAGCTTGTTTAAGCTAA
- a CDS encoding DUF2628 domain-containing protein yields the protein MANYKREHRVVNVGNGFTFFGLVFAWGWLLSRGLWIKGLFVLLTYIPVYFFHSVVMAYLIDAKKLPEFYLLIPTLLLLLIHLYVGFKGNQWLKASLVHKGYESD from the coding sequence GTGGCTAATTATAAACGCGAACATCGCGTAGTTAATGTCGGCAACGGTTTTACTTTTTTCGGATTAGTGTTTGCTTGGGGTTGGTTATTATCCAGAGGACTTTGGATTAAAGGTCTTTTTGTTTTACTAACCTATATCCCAGTTTATTTTTTTCACTCTGTTGTGATGGCTTATTTAATAGATGCTAAGAAGCTACCAGAGTTTTATCTACTGATACCGACTCTATTACTATTATTGATACATCTCTATGTAGGGTTTAAAGGCAATCAATGGTTAAAAGCCTCTCTTGTTCACAAAGGTTATGAAAGTGACTAA
- the rdgB gene encoding RdgB/HAM1 family non-canonical purine NTP pyrophosphatase, producing the protein MNSEKIVLASGNSGKLREIQAVLDQQRFKLIKQSEFNVPDVPETGTTFVENAIIKARHAAELTGLPALADDSGIEVDVLQGAPGVYSARYAGKHGADDANNKKLLLEMKDVTEENRTARFQCVIVHMRHAEDPMPLICEGSWEGIILHDLTGPNGFGYDPLFFVPTHGCSSAELEPAEKNRISHRAQALQKLISKLN; encoded by the coding sequence ATGAACAGTGAGAAAATCGTATTGGCCAGTGGGAACTCAGGAAAGTTAAGAGAAATCCAAGCGGTTCTAGATCAACAACGCTTTAAACTAATTAAACAATCAGAATTTAATGTCCCTGATGTTCCTGAAACGGGTACAACGTTTGTTGAAAATGCCATCATTAAAGCTCGTCATGCGGCAGAACTCACCGGTCTACCTGCACTGGCTGATGATTCCGGTATAGAAGTTGATGTACTACAAGGTGCACCCGGTGTGTACAGCGCACGATATGCCGGCAAGCATGGTGCGGATGATGCCAACAATAAAAAACTGCTCCTTGAGATGAAAGATGTAACAGAAGAAAACCGTACAGCACGTTTTCAATGCGTCATTGTGCACATGCGTCACGCGGAAGATCCTATGCCACTCATCTGCGAAGGCAGTTGGGAAGGAATAATATTGCATGATTTAACGGGCCCTAATGGCTTTGGCTATGACCCGTTATTTTTTGTGCCGACACACGGATGCTCTTCCGCTGAATTAGAGCCTGCGGAAAAAAACCGTATCAGTCATCGTGCACAAGCTTTACAGAAATTAATTTCTAAACTAAATTAG
- a CDS encoding asparaginase, with protein sequence MSNQEHSKNHQVKIFCTGGTIDKVYFDALSDYQIGEPVVGNILKEALAKFSFEVISILKKDSLEITDQDRDMIFDKVSMDACEHILITHGTDTMIDTAQRLEEIKDKTIVLTGAMQPARFRNTDAIFNIGYAISAAQHLPHGIYLAMNGQIFTPDAVQKNRAAAQFEAT encoded by the coding sequence ATGTCAAATCAAGAGCATTCTAAAAATCATCAAGTCAAAATATTTTGTACCGGCGGTACGATTGATAAAGTTTATTTTGACGCATTAAGTGACTACCAGATTGGCGAGCCTGTAGTCGGTAATATCTTAAAAGAAGCGTTAGCTAAATTTTCTTTTGAAGTAATATCTATTCTTAAAAAAGATAGCTTGGAAATTACTGATCAAGATCGCGACATGATTTTTGATAAAGTATCTATGGATGCTTGCGAGCACATTTTAATTACTCATGGAACGGACACGATGATTGATACTGCACAACGTTTAGAAGAAATTAAAGATAAAACGATTGTCTTAACCGGAGCGATGCAGCCTGCACGTTTTCGCAATACCGATGCAATCTTTAATATTGGTTATGCAATTTCAGCCGCACAGCATTTACCGCATGGAATTTATCTTGCCATGAATGGTCAAATTTTCACGCCTGATGCGGTGCAAAAGAACCGTGCTGCAGCACAATTTGAAGCTACCTAG
- the mutY gene encoding A/G-specific adenine glycosylase, with translation MKKTFSQQVLYWFEDHGRKDLPWQCDRDAYKIWVSEIMLQQTRVDTVIPYYKKFIQHFPDVNTLATSDIDDVLHHWTGLGYYARARNLHKAAQQICALHESKFPKETEQAIALPGIGRSTAAAVLALSYNQPHAILDGNVKRVLARYFALEGWPGAREIEQQLWQHAESLLPSESFAEYTQAMMDLGAKLCTRSNPNCSACPVQENCMALEQQRQNELPTPKPSKKIPQRDVVVAIIQDYQDDSIWLGKRPPTGIWGGLYSFPEFEDSAKLDAWLSQHYENSSPRSRTLPVISHTFSHFKLHMHPKLIQINKKPNGVMEDDLGVWYKLTDQKVGQKIGLAAPVKKVLEQVLNCNKEQPHGAHGAMCEAQ, from the coding sequence ATGAAGAAAACCTTTAGCCAGCAGGTGTTGTATTGGTTTGAAGATCATGGCCGTAAAGATTTACCTTGGCAATGTGATCGTGATGCGTACAAAATTTGGGTGTCGGAAATCATGCTTCAACAAACGCGTGTAGATACGGTAATTCCTTATTACAAAAAGTTCATACAACACTTTCCTGATGTAAATACACTTGCTACTAGTGATATTGATGATGTGCTGCATCATTGGACAGGTCTGGGATATTATGCGCGCGCACGAAATTTGCATAAAGCTGCGCAGCAAATCTGTGCGTTACATGAAAGTAAGTTTCCAAAAGAAACTGAACAGGCTATTGCATTGCCTGGTATAGGTCGTTCGACTGCAGCAGCAGTTCTAGCGTTAAGTTATAACCAACCTCATGCCATTTTAGACGGCAATGTAAAACGAGTATTGGCGCGGTATTTTGCGCTAGAGGGTTGGCCAGGTGCGCGAGAAATAGAGCAACAACTTTGGCAGCATGCGGAATCTTTATTACCTTCCGAATCATTTGCTGAATATACACAAGCCATGATGGATTTAGGTGCGAAGCTTTGCACGCGTAGTAACCCAAATTGCAGTGCTTGTCCGGTCCAAGAAAACTGCATGGCTCTTGAGCAGCAGCGACAAAACGAATTACCCACACCCAAGCCATCTAAAAAAATCCCACAACGGGATGTGGTGGTAGCCATTATTCAAGACTATCAAGATGACTCGATTTGGTTGGGAAAGCGGCCACCGACAGGAATTTGGGGTGGGTTATATAGCTTTCCGGAATTTGAAGATAGCGCCAAGCTGGATGCTTGGCTGAGCCAGCATTATGAAAATAGCTCACCTCGTTCCAGGACATTGCCAGTAATTTCGCACACTTTTTCTCATTTTAAGCTCCATATGCATCCCAAACTCATTCAGATCAATAAAAAACCCAATGGTGTAATGGAAGACGATCTCGGGGTTTGGTATAAACTTACAGATCAAAAAGTTGGCCAAAAAATTGGCCTGGCAGCACCCGTAAAAAAGGTGTTAGAACAAGTCTTAAACTGTAACAAGGAACAACCTCATGGCGCGCATGGTGCAATGTGTGAAGCTCAATAA
- the moaD gene encoding molybdopterin converting factor subunit 1 → MSVHVKYFASLREAMGRSHDDIPFTTTITVTEVWKHATQNMQKPDRLLVAVNQEYASFDKEVCDGDEVAFFPPVTGG, encoded by the coding sequence ATGTCAGTTCACGTTAAATATTTTGCTAGTTTGCGAGAAGCTATGGGTCGCAGCCACGATGATATACCGTTTACAACTACCATCACGGTTACAGAAGTATGGAAGCATGCCACCCAGAACATGCAAAAACCTGATCGCTTGTTAGTAGCTGTCAACCAAGAATATGCAAGCTTTGATAAAGAAGTTTGTGATGGAGATGAAGTTGCATTTTTTCCGCCGGTAACGGGTGGCTAA
- a CDS encoding oxidative damage protection protein codes for MARMVQCVKLNKEAEGLEYLPYPGELGQKVYDNVSQEGWQMWVGHQTMLMNEYRLTPVDPKARKFLEEEMEKFFFGEGSEAPKEFVDPNAR; via the coding sequence ATGGCGCGCATGGTGCAATGTGTGAAGCTCAATAAAGAAGCTGAAGGTCTCGAATACTTACCCTATCCAGGCGAGTTAGGTCAGAAAGTGTATGACAACGTCTCACAAGAGGGCTGGCAAATGTGGGTGGGTCACCAGACCATGTTGATGAATGAGTATCGCCTCACTCCAGTGGACCCTAAAGCACGTAAATTCCTAGAAGAAGAAATGGAAAAATTCTTTTTTGGTGAAGGCTCAGAAGCTCCTAAGGAATTTGTTGATCCTAACGCTAGATAA
- a CDS encoding AsmA family protein codes for MKIIKYLVIAIILLVVVVIGGGVFFLSTLDVNNYKEEIASEVKKATGRDLVITGGIKTSWWPLGLSLGETTFGNAPGFGDTPMATVEEVSISVAVLPLLKSKVEASKLILHGLKVNLHKNAQGVTNWDDLVSEESSSEETSDGSSAAPELVINGIDISDAEFHWQDDQVGTKIQIAPFNLTTGELGDGKATDVKMDLKLKNAEPVMDASLKIVTKALFDSKAQTLSLKDLDVELHSTGESFPNGAMDLDLNSDVSGNFATQKYAMQNTQIKISGTGDAFPEGKLEVALQTNIDADVANEALSLSSLVVSMLDTQLTGNASVKSFSKPDVKFTLASELLDLDKLLPTSSADEKAESTSADENEPIELPTKTLRDMRVNGDIAVGKLIISGMTMTNVKATVTAKGGLLQVTPMSMNLYDGSMKGKASVDVRGDKPKYALATDIANVAIDKLSIDFLGEEQAYIRGASNLALNIHTTGNSIAELKQALGGKVNLKANNGALRDEKLASNVEKAAALLRKRDAKPSGEELVFDELFGSYNIANGVATNKDLTFKSPVVNAKGEGTIDIGKSKTDYKIAIGLSDEPDKCGVPVKIKGPFEDPKYGLDTEGLLKCTSSEKIAEKKEELKEEFEEKKEEKVEELKEKFGGKLKDKLKLF; via the coding sequence ATGAAAATAATTAAGTATCTTGTTATCGCGATCATTTTGTTGGTTGTGGTCGTGATTGGCGGCGGAGTATTTTTTCTTAGCACCTTAGACGTCAACAATTATAAGGAAGAAATTGCAAGTGAAGTTAAAAAGGCAACGGGAAGAGATTTAGTCATTACCGGGGGTATCAAGACTTCTTGGTGGCCGCTCGGCTTAAGTTTAGGTGAAACCACCTTTGGTAATGCACCTGGCTTTGGCGACACACCCATGGCTACTGTAGAAGAAGTTAGCATAAGTGTTGCAGTACTGCCTTTACTTAAGAGCAAAGTAGAAGCCTCTAAATTAATATTACATGGCTTAAAAGTGAACTTGCATAAAAATGCGCAAGGCGTTACCAATTGGGATGACTTAGTGTCTGAAGAGTCATCAAGTGAAGAAACATCAGATGGAAGTTCGGCAGCACCGGAATTGGTGATCAACGGAATTGATATTAGTGATGCAGAATTCCATTGGCAAGATGATCAAGTAGGCACCAAAATTCAAATTGCTCCGTTTAATTTAACTACGGGTGAATTAGGTGATGGCAAAGCGACTGATGTAAAGATGGATTTAAAACTGAAGAATGCTGAGCCAGTGATGGATGCAAGTTTAAAGATTGTTACTAAAGCATTGTTTGATTCAAAAGCACAAACCTTGAGTTTAAAAGATTTAGATGTGGAGCTGCATAGTACGGGTGAATCTTTTCCAAATGGTGCGATGGATTTAGATTTAAATTCTGATGTTAGTGGAAACTTTGCGACACAAAAATATGCGATGCAAAATACGCAGATAAAAATTTCTGGCACTGGAGATGCTTTCCCAGAGGGTAAGCTAGAGGTAGCGTTGCAAACTAATATTGATGCGGATGTTGCCAATGAAGCATTAAGTCTATCGTCGCTTGTAGTATCGATGTTAGATACACAACTAACAGGTAATGCATCCGTAAAATCGTTTAGCAAACCCGATGTTAAGTTTACTTTAGCATCTGAATTACTAGATTTAGATAAATTATTGCCAACTTCCAGTGCGGATGAAAAAGCAGAAAGCACCTCGGCAGATGAAAACGAACCGATTGAGCTGCCTACTAAAACATTGAGAGACATGCGCGTAAATGGTGATATAGCCGTCGGAAAATTAATAATTTCCGGCATGACCATGACGAACGTCAAAGCGACCGTGACAGCTAAGGGCGGTTTGCTGCAAGTCACTCCTATGTCGATGAATCTTTACGATGGAAGCATGAAAGGTAAGGCCAGTGTAGATGTACGTGGCGATAAACCAAAATATGCTTTGGCTACTGATATTGCTAATGTAGCCATCGATAAACTCAGTATTGATTTTCTAGGAGAAGAGCAAGCATATATAAGAGGTGCCAGTAATCTCGCATTAAATATTCATACTACGGGCAATAGTATTGCAGAACTTAAACAAGCGCTTGGGGGTAAAGTTAATCTTAAAGCGAATAATGGCGCATTACGCGATGAAAAGTTAGCGTCCAATGTTGAAAAAGCGGCGGCATTATTGAGGAAACGTGATGCTAAGCCGAGTGGAGAGGAATTGGTATTTGATGAATTGTTTGGTAGCTACAATATTGCCAATGGAGTGGCGACTAATAAAGACCTAACGTTTAAATCCCCGGTGGTTAATGCTAAGGGCGAGGGTACGATTGATATTGGAAAATCAAAAACAGATTATAAAATTGCGATAGGTTTATCGGACGAACCTGATAAATGTGGCGTACCTGTGAAGATTAAAGGGCCCTTTGAGGATCCAAAATATGGTTTGGATACAGAAGGTTTATTGAAGTGCACCTCTTCAGAGAAAATTGCAGAAAAGAAAGAAGAGTTAAAAGAAGAGTTCGAAGAGAAGAAAGAAGAAAAAGTAGAAGAGCTTAAAGAAAAATTTGGCGGCAAACTAAAAGATAAGCTCAAACTATTCTAA
- a CDS encoding Hsp20 family protein yields MDSFREFRGELDRIFNTNAAAYTDTDTDTEWVPAVDIKEAKDAYEVVADVPGVDPKNIDVSIEDSVLTVKGERKSESKDEGEGFTRTERAYGSFYRRFTLPDTVDAENISAKTEHGVLKLYIPKKEKVLPKKISVEG; encoded by the coding sequence ATGGATTCCTTCCGCGAGTTTCGTGGAGAACTAGATCGTATATTTAATACTAATGCGGCTGCATATACCGATACCGATACCGATACAGAATGGGTGCCTGCTGTAGACATCAAAGAGGCTAAGGATGCCTATGAAGTGGTTGCAGATGTCCCGGGAGTTGATCCGAAAAATATTGATGTTTCAATTGAAGACAGTGTGCTAACCGTTAAGGGTGAGCGCAAGTCTGAAAGCAAGGATGAAGGTGAAGGATTCACCCGCACAGAGCGGGCCTACGGAAGCTTTTATCGTCGCTTTACGCTTCCAGATACTGTAGATGCAGAAAATATATCGGCTAAAACGGAACATGGTGTTCTTAAACTATATATTCCTAAAAAGGAAAAGGTATTGCCGAAGAAAATTTCGGTTGAAGGATGA
- the moaC gene encoding cyclic pyranopterin monophosphate synthase MoaC → MSKLTHFNKEGEAHMVNVGGKPVSHRIAVADGRIRMQTETLKLVQTGGHKKGDVLGIARIAGIMGAKKTSELVPLCHPLALTSVEVEFHIEEAPAAIYCKATAETRGQTGVEMEAITAVQVALLTIYDMCKAVDRGMILQDIALLSKTGGKSGTWTRKS, encoded by the coding sequence ATGAGCAAACTAACCCACTTTAATAAAGAAGGTGAAGCCCACATGGTTAATGTGGGGGGGAAACCCGTGAGTCATCGTATTGCGGTTGCGGATGGCCGCATTCGTATGCAAACCGAAACCTTGAAGTTGGTGCAAACGGGTGGTCATAAAAAAGGTGATGTTTTAGGCATTGCACGCATTGCGGGCATTATGGGCGCTAAAAAAACCTCAGAGTTAGTACCGTTATGTCATCCTTTGGCGCTAACTTCAGTCGAAGTTGAATTTCATATCGAAGAAGCCCCGGCAGCAATTTATTGTAAAGCGACTGCAGAAACACGAGGGCAAACGGGTGTTGAAATGGAGGCAATAACGGCTGTTCAGGTTGCATTGTTAACGATCTATGACATGTGCAAGGCGGTAGACCGAGGTATGATTTTGCAAGATATCGCATTATTAAGTAAGACGGGTGGGAAATCAGGTACCTGGACGCGCAAATCATAA
- a CDS encoding DnaJ domain-containing protein, whose product MEYKDYYKILDVERDAEEAAIKTAYRRLARKYHPDVSKEADAEKKFKEVGEAYEVLKDKEKRQAYDQLGANWKQGQNFNPPPGWEDVFSNAGSSGHATGAGFGGAGDFSDFFESMFGGGFNQSGGFQQGGYQAKGADQNANISITLVDAYEGVKKNIRLGNKQTGNGRNLDIKIPAGITSGKRIRLSGQGGQGAGGGPNGDLYLEVTITPHRLFKIDGKNILLDLPISPWEAVLGAQVKVPTLGGYVEAKIPAGSQSGKKLRLKNRGLKGQSSQGSPTGDQIVTLQIVMPDNGSEVDKEYFEDMAKRFDFDPRQNL is encoded by the coding sequence ATGGAATACAAAGACTATTACAAAATACTTGATGTAGAGCGCGATGCAGAAGAAGCTGCAATTAAAACGGCTTACCGTCGTCTTGCGCGCAAGTATCATCCTGATGTTAGTAAAGAAGCAGATGCAGAAAAGAAATTTAAAGAAGTAGGCGAAGCCTATGAAGTGTTAAAAGATAAAGAGAAGCGTCAAGCATATGACCAACTAGGTGCGAATTGGAAGCAAGGGCAAAACTTTAATCCTCCGCCAGGTTGGGAAGATGTATTTTCAAATGCGGGTTCTTCTGGTCACGCAACGGGTGCAGGTTTTGGTGGTGCAGGTGACTTTAGTGATTTCTTTGAATCCATGTTTGGCGGTGGGTTTAATCAATCTGGTGGTTTTCAACAAGGTGGCTATCAGGCAAAAGGTGCTGATCAAAATGCGAATATCTCTATAACACTGGTAGATGCCTATGAAGGGGTTAAAAAAAATATTCGCCTGGGAAACAAGCAAACCGGTAACGGTCGTAATCTAGATATAAAAATTCCTGCTGGAATTACTTCAGGTAAGCGCATACGTCTCAGCGGGCAAGGTGGCCAAGGTGCAGGGGGTGGTCCAAATGGCGACCTGTATTTAGAAGTAACCATTACTCCACATCGACTATTTAAAATAGATGGGAAAAATATTTTACTAGATCTTCCGATTTCTCCTTGGGAAGCGGTATTAGGTGCGCAAGTTAAAGTGCCAACCTTAGGTGGGTATGTGGAAGCTAAAATTCCCGCAGGCTCACAGTCAGGAAAAAAACTACGATTAAAAAATCGAGGTCTTAAAGGTCAATCAAGTCAAGGCAGCCCTACAGGCGATCAGATTGTAACGTTGCAGATTGTTATGCCTGATAATGGTTCAGAAGTAGATAAGGAATACTTTGAGGATATGGCGAAGCGATTTGATTTTGATCCACGTCAAAATCTCTAA